DNA sequence from the Candidatus Saccharibacteria bacterium oral taxon 488 genome:
CCAATCGATCATTCACCTTTCGCTCACGCACCGGCAATGTTCGCCGTCAGCTACTCCTCTTTACCCTCGTCACCCTATTTGGTCTCTGGGTAATTCAGACTATCATTATTGCGCTACTCGCGCCAATTTTCATTAGCTTTAATTTCAGTCAGCCGACAGCACTATTCGCCAGTAAGCTCATCGCCACCGTCGCCAGCCTCATCTGGAACTACCTGCTCTACACCAATGTTGTCTTCAAAGATTAAGAACTCTTCTGCGAGATTACTAAGTGCCGCGCACGGCCTTCGCCCTCAGAGTGGGTCTCAATATCGCTATAGTCACTCGCCACATGGTGCACTACCCAACGATCAGCCGAATTTAGTTCAATAATCTTCGTCTCACCCGTCCGCCGCACCTCTTCGATCCAGCCACGCGCCTTGTCAGCAATCTTTTCGGCATGCTGCTTCTTATAATCAGCGATATCAACATTCACTCGCACCAGCGCCGCCTGACGGTTACGCAAAATTGCTGACACCACCGTTTGTAGACTCCGCAGTGTCTCAGCATTTCGCCCGATCAGCAAGCTATTACGCTCACTCGACGGCACAACA
Encoded proteins:
- a CDS encoding GtrA family protein, whose product is MGTINTAIDFGVLFMLTWFISTPKELANIISTTIAFSFSFVANRSFTFRSRTGNVRRQLLLFTLVTLFGLWVIQTIIIALLAPIFISFNFSQPTALFASKLIATVASLIWNYLLYTNVVFKD
- a CDS encoding KH domain-containing protein, with the translated sequence MDQIATIEFVKKYLEDFLAFFDLNLDVEVSVEDDVIKAVVPSSERNSLLIGRNAETLRSLQTVVSAILRNRQAALVRVNVDIADYKKQHAEKIADKARGWIEEVRRTGETKIIELNSADRWVVHHVASDYSDIETHSEGEGRARHLVISQKSS